One stretch of Bacteroidota bacterium DNA includes these proteins:
- a CDS encoding cytochrome c translates to MNNEQIKIMRIKDEIDFKELLQNPVRLFGLTYIYFLVVAGFIGTYYIWNMNDVSKNGIAPVILRDSSQFVQDIPMQRGALIAPVNVTEVGRSSKALIDKGANLFKANCSSCHGANGMGDGLSAAAMTVKPRNFHSAEGWKNGRKVSNMYKTLQEGIVINGMQAFNYLPAEDRFAIIHFVRTFANDFPIDSLSELQDLEKVYSLSKGTQLPPQIPVKLAMQRLQLEADSDSKYVENVCASIATKKQEEQGAVLTKRLSANSNKVITATLFAKNVNLDEFIRTVSVDPVTIGFKSAVVRLSREEWSALYSYLSKISREKKS, encoded by the coding sequence ATGAACAACGAACAAATAAAAATTATGCGCATTAAAGACGAAATAGATTTCAAAGAATTGTTACAAAATCCAGTCAGGTTATTCGGGTTGACGTACATTTATTTTCTGGTTGTTGCCGGATTTATCGGCACATATTATATCTGGAATATGAATGATGTTTCCAAGAACGGCATTGCTCCGGTGATCTTGAGAGATTCATCCCAATTCGTTCAAGATATTCCGATGCAGCGCGGTGCGTTGATCGCCCCGGTAAATGTTACAGAAGTCGGTCGTTCATCGAAAGCATTGATCGATAAAGGGGCGAATCTGTTTAAAGCAAATTGCTCGTCCTGTCACGGAGCCAATGGAATGGGGGATGGATTAAGTGCTGCTGCCATGACGGTGAAACCGAGAAATTTTCATTCTGCAGAAGGATGGAAGAACGGCCGCAAAGTTTCGAATATGTATAAGACACTGCAGGAAGGGATTGTGATTAACGGAATGCAGGCATTCAATTATCTTCCGGCAGAAGATCGTTTTGCGATCATTCATTTTGTCAGAACATTTGCCAATGATTTTCCGATCGACAGTCTTTCAGAATTACAAGATCTTGAAAAAGTGTATAGCCTTTCGAAAGGAACACAGTTACCGCCCCAAATTCCCGTTAAGCTGGCAATGCAGCGATTGCAATTAGAAGCTGATAGCGATTCGAAATATGTAGAAAATGTTTGTGCTTCGATCGCTACTAAAAAACAGGAAGAACAAGGCGCAGTATTAACAAAACGTTTAAGTGCAAATAGCAATAAAGTTATTACTGCTACACTGTTTGCGAAAAATGTAAACTTGGATGAATTTATCAGAACAGTATCTGTTGATCCTGTAACGATTGGTTTCAAATCGGCTGTTGTTCGATTGAGCAGGGAAGAGTGGAGTGCACTCTATTCGTATCTCTCTAAGATCAGCAGAGAGAAGAAAAGTTAA
- a CDS encoding SCO family protein: MKKIVLLLVSFVCVASAIDTTKKIEIGIEEKIGNTIPLNTEFFDEKGNLVSLKDIITKPTIFNFVYYRCPGICSPILTELTSIVNFIDMEIGKDFQIVTISFDEREKFELGAAKKDSYFGLLKKQIPPESWKFLTGDSLAISAVTQAAGFNFKREGNDFIHAGALVVVSPEGKIARYLNGIKYLPFDVKMALTEASTGKTGPTIAKLVAYCYSYNPEGRTYVFNVTRVTGGVILLFAAVFVVYLTVKPRPKADSPTAQKKVQL, translated from the coding sequence ATGAAAAAAATTGTGCTGTTGCTAGTATCGTTTGTTTGCGTTGCAAGTGCAATCGATACAACAAAAAAAATTGAGATTGGCATTGAAGAAAAAATCGGGAACACCATTCCGTTGAACACGGAATTCTTTGATGAGAAGGGGAATCTTGTTTCACTGAAGGATATCATTACCAAACCGACAATTTTCAATTTTGTGTATTATCGTTGTCCGGGAATTTGCAGTCCTATTTTAACTGAATTGACGTCGATTGTAAACTTTATCGATATGGAAATCGGCAAAGATTTTCAGATTGTCACGATCAGTTTTGACGAACGAGAAAAGTTTGAACTTGGTGCAGCAAAGAAAGACAGTTATTTCGGACTCTTGAAGAAACAGATTCCTCCGGAATCATGGAAGTTTTTAACTGGCGATAGTCTTGCAATCAGCGCAGTAACACAAGCGGCTGGTTTTAATTTTAAGCGTGAAGGAAATGATTTCATCCATGCCGGTGCATTGGTGGTTGTTTCTCCGGAAGGGAAGATTGCGCGATACTTGAACGGAATAAAGTATCTTCCGTTCGATGTAAAGATGGCACTGACGGAAGCCAGCACAGGAAAAACCGGTCCGACAATAGCAAAATTAGTAGCGTATTGTTACAGTTACAATCCCGAAGGGCGGACATATGTTTTTAATGTTACCCGCGTTACCGGAGGAGTGATTTTATTATTTGCAGCGGTGTTTGTAGTGTATTTAACAGTAAAACCTCGGCCAAAGGCTGATTCGCCTACGGCGCAGAAAAAAGTTCAATTGTAA